From Pseudomonas alcaligenes, a single genomic window includes:
- a CDS encoding ATP-binding protein, translated as MDSHLNSFLQRAEQVLTRLEPLLPAERVALDWQAVIAARWQREGRSGYLQPLRVSLDLDLGDLVGVDTQRDQLARNTRQFVQGLPANHALLWGARGTGKSSLVRALLAEHAAAGLRLIEIERDHLADLPRLVELLAGVPQRFVLFCDDLSFEAGEGDYRVLKSVLDGSLERAPDNVLLYATSNRRHLVPEKESDNDNWQRVEGELHPSEAVEDKIALSDRFGLWLSFYPFTQDHFLAVVQHWIGALAGQAGLVWQWSHELEILAIRWALGRGNRNGRCAYQFARSWVGQQLLEAGQ; from the coding sequence GTGGATTCCCATTTGAACAGTTTTCTGCAGCGTGCCGAGCAGGTGCTGACCCGCCTCGAGCCGCTGTTGCCGGCCGAGCGGGTGGCGCTGGACTGGCAGGCGGTGATTGCCGCGCGCTGGCAGCGCGAGGGGCGTAGCGGCTACCTGCAGCCGCTGCGGGTCAGCCTGGATCTGGATCTGGGCGACCTGGTCGGGGTGGACACCCAGCGTGACCAGCTGGCGCGCAACACTCGCCAGTTCGTCCAGGGCCTGCCGGCCAACCATGCCTTGCTGTGGGGCGCGCGCGGCACTGGCAAGTCATCGCTGGTGCGGGCGCTGCTGGCCGAGCATGCGGCGGCCGGTCTGCGCCTGATCGAGATCGAGCGCGACCACCTGGCCGACCTGCCGCGCCTGGTCGAGCTGCTGGCCGGCGTGCCGCAGCGCTTTGTGCTGTTCTGCGACGACCTCTCGTTCGAGGCGGGCGAGGGCGATTACCGGGTGCTCAAGAGCGTGCTGGACGGTTCCCTGGAGCGGGCGCCGGACAACGTATTGCTGTACGCCACCTCCAACCGCCGCCACCTGGTGCCGGAGAAGGAGAGCGACAACGACAACTGGCAGCGCGTCGAGGGCGAACTGCACCCCAGCGAGGCGGTGGAGGACAAGATCGCCCTGTCCGATCGCTTTGGTCTGTGGCTGTCGTTCTATCCCTTTACCCAGGATCACTTCCTGGCCGTGGTGCAGCACTGGATCGGCGCGCTGGCCGGGCAGGCCGGCCTGGTCTGGCAGTGGAGCCACGAGCTGGAGATCCTCGCCATCCGCTGGGCCCTCGGACGCGGTAACCGCAACGGCCGCTGCGCCTATCAGTTCGCCCGCAGCTGGGTTGGCCAGCAACTGCTGGAGGCCGGGCAATGA
- a CDS encoding GAF domain-containing protein, translated as MIDLQQAGQDLDGYALLAAQLESLLADERDLIANCAQFAAFLYGELEGLNWAGFYFARGEELVLGPFQGKVACVRIPFARGVCGAAARSRETQRIEDVHAFPGHIACDSASNSELVVPLVKDGRLLGVLDLDSPRLARFGVEDQRGIERLAEIFLRLTDC; from the coding sequence ATGATCGATCTGCAACAGGCCGGGCAGGACCTGGACGGTTATGCGCTGCTGGCTGCCCAGCTCGAGTCGCTGCTGGCCGACGAGCGCGACCTGATCGCCAACTGCGCGCAATTTGCCGCCTTCCTCTATGGCGAGCTGGAGGGGCTGAACTGGGCCGGCTTCTATTTCGCCCGTGGCGAGGAACTGGTGCTGGGGCCGTTCCAGGGCAAGGTGGCCTGCGTGCGCATCCCCTTCGCCCGCGGTGTATGCGGGGCAGCGGCGCGCAGCCGGGAAACCCAGCGGATCGAGGATGTACATGCCTTCCCCGGGCATATCGCCTGCGACAGCGCCTCCAACAGCGAGTTGGTGGTGCCGCTGGTCAAGGACGGCCGCCTGCTCGGCGTGCTCGACCTGGACAGCCCGCGCCTGGCCCGTTTCGGGGTGGAGGATCAGCGCGGCATTGAGCGCCTGGCCGAGATATTCCTGCGCCTGACCGACTGCTGA
- a CDS encoding PA2817 family protein has product MANAYLDHHLALLTHLRGILVALGEADQVADDTHALFLERFDELLVDLPNDPEGSQYLGQDLLSQIFHRYPQIAHLVPRDLLWFFGGDCLHFMPDEEIALFQALDERRYEAEANGEPFDWNSEKQLLALPPESSKH; this is encoded by the coding sequence ATGGCCAACGCCTATCTCGACCATCACCTCGCCCTGCTCACCCACCTGCGCGGCATCTTGGTGGCGCTCGGCGAAGCCGACCAGGTTGCCGACGACACCCATGCCCTGTTCCTCGAGCGCTTCGACGAACTGCTGGTCGACCTGCCGAACGACCCGGAAGGCAGCCAGTATCTGGGCCAGGATCTGCTCAGCCAGATCTTCCACCGCTACCCGCAGATCGCCCACCTGGTGCCGCGCGACCTACTGTGGTTCTTCGGCGGCGACTGCCTGCACTTCATGCCCGACGAGGAAATCGCCCTGTTCCAGGCCCTCGACGAGCGCCGCTACGAAGCCGAGGCCAACGGCGAGCCGTTTGACTGGAACAGCGAGAAGCAACTGCTGGCCCTGCCGCCGGAAAGCAGCAAGCACTGA